In Marinobacter sp. M3C, the genomic stretch CGCGATTATCTGGCGAGCCAAGGGATTCTCATCACCGCCGGTGAGCCTATTCGCTTTGTGACCCACCGTGACGTTGATAACAACGATATAAAGCAGCTATTAACAGCTATTCAGCGGTTTTATCAGCAGCAGCCTTAACCGTCGATTGGGGGAGGTTGCCCCCCAACATGTTTTCAACGACGGCCGCATTATAGAAAGCTTCGACCTTTTGGATTTTGTCGCCTAGAACACTAAACCAGACTGCCAGCCGTACATCGCCAATCGGTTCAAAATTGGTCCGGTAATCCAGAATTGCGAATACGTGTTCTTCATCGGCACTGAGCTGACGGAGAATCAGGGCTTTCTGAATGGCGACCATC encodes the following:
- a CDS encoding nuclear transport factor 2 family protein, coding for MKPKDIVAQFVADIQAQRFDEAKALLVTDGFEYVGPNMRFVNPDDLMAYQFGMVAIQKALILRQLSADEEHVFAILDYRTNFEPIGDVRLAVWFSVLGDKIQKVEAFYNAAVVENMLGGNLPQSTVKAAADKTAE